One window of the Cydia splendana chromosome 18, ilCydSple1.2, whole genome shotgun sequence genome contains the following:
- the LOC134799214 gene encoding uncharacterized protein LOC134799214, with protein sequence MKDTIDELASAVGLHDNMTLPSLLAEVIAFLHTSTARDKNWAADKLRKCNDNLASQITMLEQRIAAEPDPKTSTCPVKRKVGDCDWSSQPSKRFLPSPSHDPEFSSCQRLQPRPVSELQCPSMLDSTSQLQALRHGDESFVFPIPCTRERLSPARLLEASIPDVWLSSSPHPAPSPSYCSIVESSLKKEDHAGMATVWTLDATAGSRISLDQFDLWATEEDLVSLYL encoded by the exons ATGAAGGACACTATAGACGAATTGGCGTCAGCAGTCGGTCTACATGATAAT ATGACTCTTCCGAGTTTGCTGGCTGAGGTCATCGCATTTCTCCATACGTCGACGGCGCGCGACAAAAATTGGGCCGCAGACAAACTACGAAAATGCAATGACAACCTCGCGTCTCAAA TTACAATGTTGGAGCAACGCATCGCTGCCGAACCAGACCCGAAGACTTCTACATGTCCCGTGAAGAGGAAGGTTGGGGATTGTGACTGGTCGAGTCAACCCAGCAAGCGCTTCTTACCGAGTCCATCACACGATCCTGAGTTTTCATCGTGTCAGCGACTGCAGCCACGACCAGTTTCCGAGCTTCAGTGCCCTTCTATGCTGGACTCGACTTCCCAGCTACAAGCATTACGGCATGGGGACGAATCCTTCGTTTTCCCGATACCTTGTACAAGGGAACGGCTTTCACCAGCACGGTTGCTCGAAGCGTCGATACCTGACGTTTGGTTATCGTCATCCCCGCACCCTGCGCCGTCGCCATCATACTGCAGCATTGTGGAGTCAAGTTTAAAAAAGGAAGACCACGCTGGGATGGCCACTGTTTGGACATTGGATGCCACTGCGGGCTCACGGATATCTTTGGACCAGTTTGATCTTTGGGCAACTGAGGAAGACCTCGTCTCGCTGTATTTGTGA
- the LOC134799217 gene encoding uncharacterized protein LOC134799217 isoform X1, with product MRSSHFSIRRPCATTIGTQTDYENAMTTSRLKNERRARNAQYERERREEMSGALADLAAAVGVTGSISNAELLATVITELQRASQVKHSSDLDSLRRCNKNLMAQILTLEQRLTESDEIESSGHPTGELTDTPRPVKRKRDDCEAPVDVPVPKRSPRDYEPSLDYAVKQDHENEAPVPEYLSKQEFLPADSQSSLESSAFDHRERVANYSPFTRPHVPAPECKIETKTEVSEFNQPVQPYTEQVYYHHDSQQCRAGPFSSESSFKQDHTSFSEGTKHTLSNAFVPTDPWLPIAATSDQGFPASRESPVSGASEQQDCDVDYSNYHFAGPQVPTPEYQLDTTVVPSEYINPVRVQPYTEEAYCHPSPWMCSSGPSSPEEQFSPYQYLIPGTHHGFSSPQYHLSGPSMDQQQPIYEVPVQPNACVGQRGVHSDAYKYQSTECKWRGARSSPRRILSPENLIAMYFSPMDSTAI from the exons ATGAGGTCATCGCATTTCTCCATACGTCGACCATGCGCGACAACTATTGGGACGCAGACAGACTACGAAAATGCAATGACAACCTCGCGTCTCAAA AATGAACGCAGAGCTAGAAACGCGCAGTATGAGAGGGAACGCAGGGAAGAGATGTCGGGTGCTTTAGCAGACTTGGCTGCGGCTGTTGGCGTCACTGGTTCC ATTTCAAATGCAGAACTTCTGGCAACAGTAATCACAGAGCTCCAACGAGCTTCGCAGGTCAAGCATAGCAGTGATTTAGACTCGTTGCGGCGGTGTAATAAAAATCTTATGGCTCAGA ttttgacGTTGGAACAGCGGCTTACAGAATCTGATGAGATCGAGAGCTCAGGACACCCGACTGGAGAACTCACGGACACACCTCGACCAGTCAAGAGGAAGCGGGATGATTGTGAGGCGCCGGTGGATGTTCCCGTTCCGAAGCGTTCCCCTCGAGACTACGAGCCTTCGCTAGATTATGCAGTCAAGCAGGACCACGAAAACGAAGCCCCCGTGCCGGAATATTTGTCGAAACAAGAGTTCCTGCCAGCGGATTCGCAGTCTTCACTTGAGAGCAGCGCCTTTGACCACCGGGAGCGTGTTGCCAACTATTCGCCGTTCACAAGGCCACACGTACCCGCTCCTGAGTGTAAGATTGAGACCAAGACTGAGGTCTCTGAGTTCAATCAACCTGTTCAGCCCTATACTGAGCAGGTGTACTATCACCATGATTCCCAGCAGTGTCGTGCCGGTCCTTTTTCATCAGAATCGTCGTTCAAGCAAGACCACACGAGCTTCAGCGAAGGGACAAAGCATACACTCAGTAATGCCTTTGTGCCGACGGATCCCTGGCTCCCGATTGCAGCAACATCGGATCAGGGTTTCCCCGCTTCGAGAGAGTCGCCAGTGAGCGGCGCCTCTGAGCAACAGGATTGCGATGTCGACTATTCCAACTATCACTTCGCCGGGCCGCAGGTTCCCACACCCGAGTATCAGTTAGATACTACGGTTGTACCATCGGAATACATCAATCCTGTACGTGTACAGCCATACACAGAAGAGGCGTACTGTCACCCATCACCCTGGATGTGCAGCTCCGGCCCTTCTTCACCGGAAGAGCAGTTCTCGCCATATCAGTACCTGATTCCTGGGACACACCACGGATTTTCGTCTCCGCAGTACCACCTCTCCGGCCCTTCAATGGACCAACAACAGCCTATCTATGAAGTTCCTGTTCAACCAAATGCGTGCGTGGGGCAGCGTGGAGTTCATTCCGATGCATACAAATACCAGTCTACCGAATGTAAGTGGCGCGGAGCAAGATCCTCGCCGAGAAGGATTCTTTCACCTGAAAATCTGATCGCGATGTATTTCTCACCTATGGACTCGACTGCAATATAG
- the LOC134799217 gene encoding uncharacterized protein LOC134799217 isoform X2, which yields MEKKVKQNLLRKRGRPAGKNRVPLSQNERRARNAQYERERREEMSGALADLAAAVGVTGSISNAELLATVITELQRASQVKHSSDLDSLRRCNKNLMAQILTLEQRLTESDEIESSGHPTGELTDTPRPVKRKRDDCEAPVDVPVPKRSPRDYEPSLDYAVKQDHENEAPVPEYLSKQEFLPADSQSSLESSAFDHRERVANYSPFTRPHVPAPECKIETKTEVSEFNQPVQPYTEQVYYHHDSQQCRAGPFSSESSFKQDHTSFSEGTKHTLSNAFVPTDPWLPIAATSDQGFPASRESPVSGASEQQDCDVDYSNYHFAGPQVPTPEYQLDTTVVPSEYINPVRVQPYTEEAYCHPSPWMCSSGPSSPEEQFSPYQYLIPGTHHGFSSPQYHLSGPSMDQQQPIYEVPVQPNACVGQRGVHSDAYKYQSTECKWRGARSSPRRILSPENLIAMYFSPMDSTAI from the exons atgGAGAAAAAAGTTAAACAGAACCTACTCCGCAAAAGGGGTAGACCCGCTGGTAAAAATAGAGTGCCCTTGTCTCAG AATGAACGCAGAGCTAGAAACGCGCAGTATGAGAGGGAACGCAGGGAAGAGATGTCGGGTGCTTTAGCAGACTTGGCTGCGGCTGTTGGCGTCACTGGTTCC ATTTCAAATGCAGAACTTCTGGCAACAGTAATCACAGAGCTCCAACGAGCTTCGCAGGTCAAGCATAGCAGTGATTTAGACTCGTTGCGGCGGTGTAATAAAAATCTTATGGCTCAGA ttttgacGTTGGAACAGCGGCTTACAGAATCTGATGAGATCGAGAGCTCAGGACACCCGACTGGAGAACTCACGGACACACCTCGACCAGTCAAGAGGAAGCGGGATGATTGTGAGGCGCCGGTGGATGTTCCCGTTCCGAAGCGTTCCCCTCGAGACTACGAGCCTTCGCTAGATTATGCAGTCAAGCAGGACCACGAAAACGAAGCCCCCGTGCCGGAATATTTGTCGAAACAAGAGTTCCTGCCAGCGGATTCGCAGTCTTCACTTGAGAGCAGCGCCTTTGACCACCGGGAGCGTGTTGCCAACTATTCGCCGTTCACAAGGCCACACGTACCCGCTCCTGAGTGTAAGATTGAGACCAAGACTGAGGTCTCTGAGTTCAATCAACCTGTTCAGCCCTATACTGAGCAGGTGTACTATCACCATGATTCCCAGCAGTGTCGTGCCGGTCCTTTTTCATCAGAATCGTCGTTCAAGCAAGACCACACGAGCTTCAGCGAAGGGACAAAGCATACACTCAGTAATGCCTTTGTGCCGACGGATCCCTGGCTCCCGATTGCAGCAACATCGGATCAGGGTTTCCCCGCTTCGAGAGAGTCGCCAGTGAGCGGCGCCTCTGAGCAACAGGATTGCGATGTCGACTATTCCAACTATCACTTCGCCGGGCCGCAGGTTCCCACACCCGAGTATCAGTTAGATACTACGGTTGTACCATCGGAATACATCAATCCTGTACGTGTACAGCCATACACAGAAGAGGCGTACTGTCACCCATCACCCTGGATGTGCAGCTCCGGCCCTTCTTCACCGGAAGAGCAGTTCTCGCCATATCAGTACCTGATTCCTGGGACACACCACGGATTTTCGTCTCCGCAGTACCACCTCTCCGGCCCTTCAATGGACCAACAACAGCCTATCTATGAAGTTCCTGTTCAACCAAATGCGTGCGTGGGGCAGCGTGGAGTTCATTCCGATGCATACAAATACCAGTCTACCGAATGTAAGTGGCGCGGAGCAAGATCCTCGCCGAGAAGGATTCTTTCACCTGAAAATCTGATCGCGATGTATTTCTCACCTATGGACTCGACTGCAATATAG
- the LOC134799647 gene encoding uncharacterized protein LOC134799647 yields the protein MEKKVKQNVLRKRGRPAGKNRVPLSQNERRARNAQYERERREEMSGALADLAAAVGVTGSISNAELLATVITELQRASQVKHSSDLDSLRRCNKNLMAQILTLEQRLTESDEIESSGHPTGELTDTPRPVKRKRDDCEAPVDVPVPKRSPRDYEPSLDYAIKQDHENEAPVPEYLSKQEFLPADSQTSLESSAFDHRERDVNYSPFTRPHVPAHECKIETKIEVSEYIQPVQLYTEQVYYHHESQQCLAGPFSSESSFKQDHTSFSEGAKHTLSNAFVPTDPWPPIPAPSDQDFPASRESPGSSASDQQDYDVDYSNYHFAGPQVSTPEYRLDTTVEPLEYIHPVQPYTEEAYCHPSAWLCRSGPSSSEEQFSPSQYLIPGTHHGFSSPQYHPSGPSMDQQLQIPVYRKQAARSKILVEKDSFHLKI from the exons atgGAGAAAAAAGTTAAACAGAACGTACTCCGCAAAAGGGGTAGACCCGCTGGTAAAAATAGAGTGCCCTTGTCTCAG AATGAACGCAGAGCTAGAAACGCGCAGTATGAGAGGGAACGCAGGGAAGAGATGTCGGGTGCTTTAGCAGACTTGGCTGCGGCTGTTGGCGTCACTGGTTCC ATTTCAAATGCAGAACTTCTGGCAACAGTAATCACAGAGCTCCAACGAGCTTCGCAGGTCAAGCATAGCAGTGATTTAGACTCGTTGCGGCGGTGTAATAAAAATCTTATGGCTCAGA ttttgacGTTGGAGCAGCGGCTTACAGAATCTGATGAGATCGAGAGCTCAGGACACCCGACTGGAGAACTCACGGACACACCTCGACCAGTCAAGAGGAAGCGGGATGATTGTGAGGCGCCGGTGGATGTTCCCGTTCCGAAGCGTTCCCCTCGAGACTACGAGCCTTCGCTAGATTATGCAATCAAGCAGGACCACGAAAACGAAGCCCCCGTGCCGGAATATTTGTCGAAACAAGAGTTCCTGCCAGCGGATTCGCAGACATCACTGGAGAGCAGCGCCTTTGACCACCGGGAGCGTGATGTCAACTATTCGCCTTTCACAAGGCCGCACGTACCCGCTCATGAATGTAAGATAGAGACCAAGATTGAGGTCTCTGAGTACATTCAACCTGTTCAGCTATATACTGAGCAGGTGTACTATCACCATGAATCCCAGCAGTGTCTTGCCGGTCCTTTTTCATCAGAATCGTCGTTCAAGCAAGACCACACGAGCTTCAGCGAAGGGGCAAAGCATACACTCAGTAATGCCTTTGTGCCGACGGATCCCTGGCCCCCGATTCCAGCACCATCGGATCAGGATTTTCCCGCTTCGAGAGAGTCGCCAGGGAGCAGCGCCTCTGACCAGCAGGATTACGATGTCGACTACTCCAACTATCACTTCGCCGGGCCGCAGGTTTCCACACCCGAGTATCGGTTAGATACTACGGTTGAACCATTGGAATACATCCATCCTGTACAGCCATACACAGAGGAGGCGTACTGCCATCCGTCAGCGTGGCTGTGCCGGTCCGGCCCTTCTTCATCGGAAGAGCAGTTTTCACCATCTCAATACCTGATTCCTGGGACACACCACGGATTTTCGTCTCCGCAGTACCACCCCTCCGGCCCTTCAATGGACCAACAGCTTCAAATTCCAGTCTACCGAAAGCAAGCGGCGCGGAGCAAGATCCTCGTCGAGAAGGATTCCTTTCATCTGAAAATCTGA
- the LOC134799479 gene encoding protein max isoform X1, with amino-acid sequence MMSDDDRDIDIESDAENDSDSRTHRNSSGGSGYYSQAEKRAHHNALERKRRDHIKDSFTSLRDSVPALQGEKVVCKASRAQILKKAAEYIMFMRRKNNSHQQDIDDLRRQNNLLESQIRALEKARATGNYMDAHELGLGIKSEGSSHDTDSSDGEGTTRRVKKLKINGVNVS; translated from the exons ATGATGAGTGACGACGATCGTGATATTGACATAGAAAGTGAT GCTGAAAATGACTCCGATTCTCGTACTCATAGGAATAGCAGCGGTGGAAGTGGATACTATTCCCAG GCGGAAAAGCGAGCACACCACAACGCATTGGAGCGGAAAAGAAGAGACCACATTAAGGATAGTTTTACGTCATTAAGAGACTCTGTGCCTGCGTTGCAGGGTGAGAAAGTGGTATGTAAG gCAAGCAGAGCGCAGATTTTGAAAAAAGCCGCAGAATACATCATGTTTATGAGGCGGAAAAATAACTCGCACCAGCAAGATATTGACGACTTGCGGAGACAAAATAATCTACTGGAATCACAGA ttAGAGCTCTAGAAAAGGCGAGAGCAACGGGCAACTACATGGATGCACATGAGCTAGGCCTCGGGATCAAGTCTGAAGGCAGCTCCCACGACACAGACAGCTCGGACGGAGAAGGCACGACCCGACGGGTGAAGAAACTTAAGATTAACGGTGTTAATGTTTCATAA
- the LOC134799479 gene encoding protein max isoform X4, which yields MMSDDDRDIDIESDAEKRAHHNALERKRRDHIKDSFTSLRDSVPALQGEKVASRAQILKKAAEYIMFMRRKNNSHQQDIDDLRRQNNLLESQIRALEKARATGNYMDAHELGLGIKSEGSSHDTDSSDGEGTTRRVKKLKINGVNVS from the exons ATGATGAGTGACGACGATCGTGATATTGACATAGAAAGTGAT GCGGAAAAGCGAGCACACCACAACGCATTGGAGCGGAAAAGAAGAGACCACATTAAGGATAGTTTTACGTCATTAAGAGACTCTGTGCCTGCGTTGCAGGGTGAGAAAGTG gCAAGCAGAGCGCAGATTTTGAAAAAAGCCGCAGAATACATCATGTTTATGAGGCGGAAAAATAACTCGCACCAGCAAGATATTGACGACTTGCGGAGACAAAATAATCTACTGGAATCACAGA ttAGAGCTCTAGAAAAGGCGAGAGCAACGGGCAACTACATGGATGCACATGAGCTAGGCCTCGGGATCAAGTCTGAAGGCAGCTCCCACGACACAGACAGCTCGGACGGAGAAGGCACGACCCGACGGGTGAAGAAACTTAAGATTAACGGTGTTAATGTTTCATAA
- the LOC134799479 gene encoding protein max isoform X2, whose product MMSDDDRDIDIESDAENDSDSRTHRNSSGGSGYYSQAEKRAHHNALERKRRDHIKDSFTSLRDSVPALQGEKVASRAQILKKAAEYIMFMRRKNNSHQQDIDDLRRQNNLLESQIRALEKARATGNYMDAHELGLGIKSEGSSHDTDSSDGEGTTRRVKKLKINGVNVS is encoded by the exons ATGATGAGTGACGACGATCGTGATATTGACATAGAAAGTGAT GCTGAAAATGACTCCGATTCTCGTACTCATAGGAATAGCAGCGGTGGAAGTGGATACTATTCCCAG GCGGAAAAGCGAGCACACCACAACGCATTGGAGCGGAAAAGAAGAGACCACATTAAGGATAGTTTTACGTCATTAAGAGACTCTGTGCCTGCGTTGCAGGGTGAGAAAGTG gCAAGCAGAGCGCAGATTTTGAAAAAAGCCGCAGAATACATCATGTTTATGAGGCGGAAAAATAACTCGCACCAGCAAGATATTGACGACTTGCGGAGACAAAATAATCTACTGGAATCACAGA ttAGAGCTCTAGAAAAGGCGAGAGCAACGGGCAACTACATGGATGCACATGAGCTAGGCCTCGGGATCAAGTCTGAAGGCAGCTCCCACGACACAGACAGCTCGGACGGAGAAGGCACGACCCGACGGGTGAAGAAACTTAAGATTAACGGTGTTAATGTTTCATAA
- the LOC134799479 gene encoding protein max isoform X3, producing the protein MMSDDDRDIDIESDAEKRAHHNALERKRRDHIKDSFTSLRDSVPALQGEKVVCKASRAQILKKAAEYIMFMRRKNNSHQQDIDDLRRQNNLLESQIRALEKARATGNYMDAHELGLGIKSEGSSHDTDSSDGEGTTRRVKKLKINGVNVS; encoded by the exons ATGATGAGTGACGACGATCGTGATATTGACATAGAAAGTGAT GCGGAAAAGCGAGCACACCACAACGCATTGGAGCGGAAAAGAAGAGACCACATTAAGGATAGTTTTACGTCATTAAGAGACTCTGTGCCTGCGTTGCAGGGTGAGAAAGTGGTATGTAAG gCAAGCAGAGCGCAGATTTTGAAAAAAGCCGCAGAATACATCATGTTTATGAGGCGGAAAAATAACTCGCACCAGCAAGATATTGACGACTTGCGGAGACAAAATAATCTACTGGAATCACAGA ttAGAGCTCTAGAAAAGGCGAGAGCAACGGGCAACTACATGGATGCACATGAGCTAGGCCTCGGGATCAAGTCTGAAGGCAGCTCCCACGACACAGACAGCTCGGACGGAGAAGGCACGACCCGACGGGTGAAGAAACTTAAGATTAACGGTGTTAATGTTTCATAA